The stretch of DNA TGTATTACTTGTCCTAACCTTTGGGGTAATCTTTGAAATCACGCATTATCCGCGCATTATCAGAAGTGCTTACCTAACCAATCCCATGATTTTGGCCAAAGCTATATACTATCAGAATTTTCCCGGTCCGGGGAAAAGTGCTTGGGAAGTTGTAGTCAACATCCTTCACGAGGAAGATAATAGTGCAGCCAAGGTGAAGGATGTCAAACTATTATACCTTGATAATTCTTTACGGGCTGATAAGATAATTCGGGATCGTTATTTGTCTTTACTTTCGAAGTTGGTTGTAAGAACCGAAGAAAATCTATTCTGGGAGTATAAAACCGAGAAGAGGCATGCTTTGGTAGAGTATAAAACCGGAAAAATAATTTTTGACCAAATAGAGGGAAAACAAAGGTTGCCATATTTTCGGGAGGTGACCCCTGACCCAATCGTTAATACCAGCAGTAAAAATTATGATAAATCTTCCATAGACCGACTGGTTTTTACCAATGGAGATCCGAAAAACCAAAAGTTTAATCAAGTAGGACTCATGAATCCTCAAGACGGTGAATATTTAATTACCTTTTATAAAAAACAACTGAAAAATACGTTGGAAGCTGTAGAGATAAGTGGTGAGAACTTTATTAGCCAAGCTGAACATGGTCTTAAAAAAAACCAAGGACTTTCCTCAGATAAAAATTATCTTTTACCTATATACCTTGAACAAGCTTTATTTAGGGATAAACCAGCCTGGATTTTGATTTATGCCTGGGAGAATAAAGAGGCTTTCCGCCCAGAGATGCAGGGAGGTCTATTTCTTAATCATAGGGCAGTTGTAGTTTTATCTCAATATGAGTTAAAAACTCTTTATACCAACAGGTGCAAGTAAAGAAAAAAACGTATCCAATACGCCCTTTTTAGGTCAACATGTAGAACCGGTTTTGCAAATAGTTGCTCTTTTTTTGTGGAGTTTTGGTTTCTAGTGGATTATTTTAACATATATGCCGGGCTTACGTTTGAATTTTTTTATAAATTTCCCCTTGAAAAAGAGGGTTCCTCAGGTTTCCCGAAAATATCTGAGACGACAGTTTCTTAAACCCATACAATGTTATAGCAAGTTAGACTTTCAACTTAGGCAGGCAATTACAGGGGAGCGGGATTATAGTTATTAATCTACTTTCTTATTAATACGAGATTAAAGCTTATTATATATATCGCCCCTCGGACCAACTACAAGTACTATAACAATATGGCCTTTTTCATTAATTTCATACACTGCACGATAGTTGCCGATGCGCAGCCGATATAGTCCTTCTAGATGACCAGTTAATTGTTTTGCTCCTGGCAAATGATAAGGATCAGCCTTCAGTAACTCAATCTTGTCAAGTATTCGGGTTGTCGTGTTTTTGTCAAGCTTAGATAAAAATTTGGCTGTTCTTTTGGAGAGGCGGAGACTATACATCGAATTTTTTTCGAAACTCATCAAAATCCACCCACTCTCCAAGGGCCACTTCTTGCCGGGCAGTTTTTATTTCGGCAATTTCTTCTTCGGTAAAGTGGTCTTCATAAAGTGGTAGTAGTTTTTCATTAAGCAAGGTCTTAAATAACTCGGTTTTTTCAGCTTGTGAGAAAGTTTTTATTTGTTCAATAACCTGTCTTACCCTTGAAAGCGCCATTATCATCACCCTTTCAATCTAATTTTAACTATGTATAAACAAAGAGGTAATCTCTGTTCTTTTCTAACTTAAAGACACAATTCAATGACTTCTTTTATGTTTCCCAATGCCTTTTTTTCAGTCTTGCACTAAGTAGTGACCCCTCCCTCAATTACTTATTTTAACATATTTAATAAAGCTTTATAATAAGGTTGGATGCGTGAAATAAAAGAAGGATTTCTGAGAACATCAAAAGGCCCTTACCCCTCTTTTTAAAGGTGCGGGTAAGGGCTAACTTCACTACTAATATTAGTTTTCCTATTCTTTCTTTAGTTCCAATACGGTCTCAATGGATAGTCCGGTTATTTCTACCACGTCATTCACAGAATGCAACATGCCCTTGACCCGTTTTATCAGGGGTAAAGGCCAAACTCACTTCTCGCTTTAGTTTTCTAGATCTTTCTTTAGTTCCATTATGGTCTCCAGGGACAGTCCGGTTATTTTACAGATAATATCAACATTTAAACCTTCTCTTAATGCAGCTCTGGCTGTTTCGACTTTACCTTCAAGTTTGCCTTTTGTTTGACCTTTTTCCATTCCCCTTGCTTCAGCCGCCCTTTGCATCTCGTCCAGCGTCCGCTCAATGTTGGTGATCATTTTTTCCACCTCCCGGGGCTCGGTTTTATCTAGTATACGTTCAATTTCCTTCTGCAGTGATCCTGGCAATTTGCGCTTTATTACGTTCCTCAGCCACACTGTTATTTGCCGGAATTGTTCCTGGTCCATTTCTTTCAATACGTCGGCCAAATTCCTGAGACGAGACACTAATTCACGGGGGTCCACAGTCTGATCCAGGTAGAATACGCTGGACACCACGTTGGCTGCCCGGTGCAGGTCTTCCTCGCTATAGCGAACTACATCAAATAGGATGTAGGAAAAGTCAAGTAAACGTCCGGAAAGTTGTTCGTGTCCCGACTGGTACTCTCTAAAGCTTTGGTGGGCCGTCCAGCCTTTCTTGCCGTTATAGAGAACGGCGGGCACGATGGGCGGTAGTTTGAAATTCTTGCGTCTCCGTTCCTTTTCCGAGGTATTTTTGTAGATGTCCCGCCATATCTCAACCATGTATTGCAGCAAACGAAAGGGCATGGTATGGTCTACGGTTGACTGCAGTTCTAAGAGTATGTAGAAGATTATATCGGTTCCGCCCAGCCGCATTCTGTACACTATGTCAGCCTCTTTGTCGCTAAAGTCCTGCGATACGAAGGACTTGTTGACCAGCGTCAGGTCACCCTCTTTTATTTCACGCACCCAGCCCTCTACCACGAAGGTCTGTAGCAGTTCCAGGAAGGTCTTTTTGTTAGTCAGTAGCTGCCTGTATCCTTTGTCGTGGGGGTGATGGGGCGGGTTTTGTGCCACTTTTCCTCGGTCTGGCAATTTGTTCACTTCCTTACTGGTATTATATCATGGGATTAACCGGGTCAACAGGGGATTGGAGAATACAGTTCTAGCTGGATGTAGTTTTAGGTGTTTTTGCCACATCATCTAAATCATTTATAGAGCAATAAAAAAACAAAAAAGCCGAGGATATTGTTCCTCAGCTTTCCTGGAAAAATATGGAGGAAGCACCCGGTTTTGTTATAAAGCCGTGGAACTTAGCCCCAGGAAATATTGCTGGTTAGCGGCCCGTATGGAAAAGTAGAATATAATTATAATTCTGCTCAATATAGTAAAAAATTTTATCTCGGCAATCACTTGGCCTGCTTGCATATCGGTACTCACCTTAACCGACAAAATTATAACCGAACTCATTACCATTGGTGTTGATGACTATATTTCCGTTGCATAGATATAATTAAAAAGGCTCAAAGCTTCCGACGCGACTATTTTATGCACTATAATTTGAATTATTACTACTTTAGCATTCTTCGGTGAGCACAGAAAGAGAATAACTATATGATTGGTTCTCATTTGGGTAGCAATGGGTCATTAGGGACGCTTGAGTTCTTGCTCTGCTTTGTAGATTTTAATCTGACAAACTTCTAGCCACGCACTCGTATAAGAGGCGTCTTGTATTCTGTTTTCGGTAGGGAGTCAGGTGCAACAAGATTTACTTCAATCCTTGCACTCAATAATTCCCTGACTTTTTGTTCTATTTCTTGCTTTAAAGCTGGTAAATTTTCTTCTAAGCTTATTACTTCAATATCTACAGGTATTGCTGTATCAAATCGGACTTGATGAGCGTTTTCTTTGACAATTTGTAGATGCCCGGTAAGAAAAGGCTCAAAGTGCTTAAGTACCACATCACGAATTGCTGAAGGAAATACATTCATTGCCTTATATACCAACATATCGTCAACCCGCCCAATACAACGGATCCTAGGAGAAGTCCTTCCACAATTACAGGTTACCCCTTCAACACGAATTAAATCTGCGGACCGGTACCTCAAAACAGGTGTCGCTTCCCTCCGGATGGTGGTATAAACCGCCTCCCCGCATACTCCCGGTTCCCACGGCAGATGGTTCCCTGTTGTAGGGTCAATTAATTCAACCATAACGTACTTCTGAGCAGTAAAATGCATACCCGACTCTTCTTCACACTCGGCCCACATACCGGGCAAAACATCTGATAAACCCATTATTTCGCGTACCGTTGCTGCATTCCAGATCTCCTTAACCTTACGGCGGATTGATTCTTCACCAAGCCCCGGCTCACCTCCACCCAACACTTTAAGCACCCCTAGTTCCTTTGCCTCAAGGCCCGTTACTTCTTGGAAGTGTTCTCCAAGAAAACGGTCAAAAGACGTAGTTCCTACCAAAGCAGTGCAATGAAGGTGCTTCAAAGTTTTTATCGTTCTGGGGGTACTACCCTGGCCTCCGGCCCAAACCCCGGTGGCACCGATATGCCTGATACCTTCAAAGTAAGGGCTTCCGCCGGCGAATATGGGGGTACCCACAACGTGTCCTACAACATCTTCCTTACGTATCCCGGCCGTAAAGAAAAAGGTTGCAATTGAATCCCTCCAGTTATCGAGATCATCTCGCGTGACCCCGTAATAAACAGGGCGTCCGGAGGTGCCTGAAGACGAAACCACCTGGACAATATTTTCAGTTGGGGCTACTTGAAAAAGACCCAGTGGATTATTTCTGTCTGAGTTTTCTTGAGCAGACCGTAAATCGTCTTTGGTCAACAGGGGTATTTTCAACAAAGAGTCAATGGTTTTAATATCTTCCGAATTAACTAATTTAAGACGATCCCTGTAAAATTCAGAGTTGTTTTTAACATACTCAATCAACTTTTTTACTTCATTCAACCAGTATGACTGTATTTCAGGCCATACCATTGTTTCAAATTCCGGGTTCCAGTATTGTGCCACATTATCTCCTCCCAAAAGGATAACAATTCAGTAAAGTTCAAAATTTAAGATTTATCTGATACTGATGCTGTTGTATCCTCCACATAATTTTCCATATTAATTTGAATGTCCCACAATGGCGGAGCACCTTTTTCAGCAACTTCAACATCGAGCATCGTATAGCAATTGGGGCAATAATACTCATAATAAACATGCATCCCCATCGTTGGTCTTATCCCTGGCAGACTTGCCGGATCTTTTTCAGCTCTGGGTGCATAATCTTTGTAATTTTCTTTTGCGTCACACAAAACATGACCACATTTTAAGCATTTTATTTTCTTGTTATCATTTATTTCTAAATATTGATGAATCCGCATTATTTCTCCTCCTTCTATAACGTGGCCAGGGTTTTACGCTTTTCTTTCGCTTTCCTTCGTGCAGCTTTGGTGGCTTCATAATCTACTTTATTGGATTTCGGATCCAAAACAACACAATATATTTCCAGCGCAGCCCTATCGGATATATAGCCATCTTCCAAATCGATTTTTACCAGCTCGGGATCACGATCGAGTGGATCACCAATCCCGCCTCCAGCAACCTGGCCGTCCACTGCCCAGATGCTGCCGTCGGGGTGCGGCGCACACGGACTTTGCGGGGGCTGCTCCTGGACGGCATCAGGGAATATATTATATACATCTTCCAGGGTGTAAGGCACTTCGCCCTTGGCAAATCTCTCAAAAGAATTTATATTACGGGCAGTAATAGTTTTCGTACTGCAAGCTGGGTATGCACCACACATGGAAGGAGTCGTTGAAACCTGACTGCCCTGGCCGATATTTCCTACAACCAGTGCCGGGGTGTTATGCGCAACCTGACAGTAAGATAACCCTGCGCCGCCCCTGTACATGCCGGGACCGCCGGAATCCTTCGCTTCTCTTCGCCATAAGTACATCATAGGGTTAACCATTTCATTTGTTTCAACGTCAGCTACGTTGGATTCCAGGTTCATTTCAGCAGCTCCTGTGTTTACCCCGTCACGATCGATTCCGGCTCCCGTACCTCCGGCAAAACAATCAAAAAACATGCTTCCAGTTGAAATACCATATTGATTAACACCGCCGAAGAAAGGTAGGATCATGTTAGTTGACCAGCCGGAATTTATATCTTGATGGTATTTCCTTCTGGTATAAAACATTTTGGCAAACAATTCAGTTAAACCGGTGGAAACGCTGCAGCCCGGGTAAGGCGGGCACATACAGCAGGGAGATAGCGAGCCAACATTTACCATGGAACCTTCCGGTGCAATAATTTTTATCGGCTTCATGAGACCATAATTCAACATGGGTTCATAGAATAACTGACTGGCAATAGCCACAAAGCAACTACCAATTAAACCCGGTAACATACAGTTGATCGGTCCAGTATTTTCCGGTGATGTTCCTGTAAAGTCAAGAATTAGTTCATCGTCTTTTTTGGTTACAGCTATTTGAATTTTCCAATGTTTATAATCCACAGCGTCATGATCAC from Desulfoscipio gibsoniae DSM 7213 encodes:
- a CDS encoding phenylacetate--CoA ligase family protein; translated protein: MAQYWNPEFETMVWPEIQSYWLNEVKKLIEYVKNNSEFYRDRLKLVNSEDIKTIDSLLKIPLLTKDDLRSAQENSDRNNPLGLFQVAPTENIVQVVSSSGTSGRPVYYGVTRDDLDNWRDSIATFFFTAGIRKEDVVGHVVGTPIFAGGSPYFEGIRHIGATGVWAGGQGSTPRTIKTLKHLHCTALVGTTSFDRFLGEHFQEVTGLEAKELGVLKVLGGGEPGLGEESIRRKVKEIWNAATVREIMGLSDVLPGMWAECEEESGMHFTAQKYVMVELIDPTTGNHLPWEPGVCGEAVYTTIRREATPVLRYRSADLIRVEGVTCNCGRTSPRIRCIGRVDDMLVYKAMNVFPSAIRDVVLKHFEPFLTGHLQIVKENAHQVRFDTAIPVDIEVISLEENLPALKQEIEQKVRELLSARIEVNLVAPDSLPKTEYKTPLIRVRG
- a CDS encoding Rpn family recombination-promoting nuclease/putative transposase, coding for MPDRGKVAQNPPHHPHDKGYRQLLTNKKTFLELLQTFVVEGWVREIKEGDLTLVNKSFVSQDFSDKEADIVYRMRLGGTDIIFYILLELQSTVDHTMPFRLLQYMVEIWRDIYKNTSEKERRRKNFKLPPIVPAVLYNGKKGWTAHQSFREYQSGHEQLSGRLLDFSYILFDVVRYSEEDLHRAANVVSSVFYLDQTVDPRELVSRLRNLADVLKEMDQEQFRQITVWLRNVIKRKLPGSLQKEIERILDKTEPREVEKMITNIERTLDEMQRAAEARGMEKGQTKGKLEGKVETARAALREGLNVDIICKITGLSLETIMELKKDLEN
- a CDS encoding type II toxin-antitoxin system RelE family toxin: MSFEKNSMYSLRLSKRTAKFLSKLDKNTTTRILDKIELLKADPYHLPGAKQLTGHLEGLYRLRIGNYRAVYEINEKGHIVIVLVVGPRGDIYNKL
- a CDS encoding acetone carboxylase gamma subunit translates to MRIHQYLEINDNKKIKCLKCGHVLCDAKENYKDYAPRAEKDPASLPGIRPTMGMHVYYEYYCPNCYTMLDVEVAEKGAPPLWDIQINMENYVEDTTASVSDKS
- a CDS encoding hydantoinase B/oxoprolinase family protein — protein: MGKLSPVEFEILSHRIYSIMNEARQGVMRVSGSPVVCEAGECLFAAYTAEGYTSVTACGLMLHTVGSQGFVQKIIEEEKEFPGIHDGDMFYYNDPAVGGIHAADQAILMPLFYKGELYGWLGSLTHTPETGAIEPGGMPPSSRSLVHEGFRLQGVRIGINGKLVPSVVNTIKRSVRDPGYVMLDQHAKVAGLNIGKARMTEMVERYGIDTVKEVLQGMIDQSEELARAKLRELQDGTWRIVMHGDHDAVDYKHWKIQIAVTKKDDELILDFTGTSPENTGPINCMLPGLIGSCFVAIASQLFYEPMLNYGLMKPIKIIAPEGSMVNVGSLSPCCMCPPYPGCSVSTGLTELFAKMFYTRRKYHQDINSGWSTNMILPFFGGVNQYGISTGSMFFDCFAGGTGAGIDRDGVNTGAAEMNLESNVADVETNEMVNPMMYLWRREAKDSGGPGMYRGGAGLSYCQVAHNTPALVVGNIGQGSQVSTTPSMCGAYPACSTKTITARNINSFERFAKGEVPYTLEDVYNIFPDAVQEQPPQSPCAPHPDGSIWAVDGQVAGGGIGDPLDRDPELVKIDLEDGYISDRAALEIYCVVLDPKSNKVDYEATKAARRKAKEKRKTLATL